A window of Cryptomeria japonica chromosome 3, Sugi_1.0, whole genome shotgun sequence contains these coding sequences:
- the LOC131049435 gene encoding probable pectate lyase 18, which yields MASRQALQPLFLLLAVFFIKLVMVESIRTPSNMTKAENSDKYHVEKPELVVQMVERSLNNSKRKLSSCETGNPIDDCWRCDPNWVNNRKRLADCAIGFGKNAIGGKNGRFYIVTDPNDDDPVNPRPGTLRHAVIQTEPLWIIFQKDMVIQLKEELIMNSYKTIDGRGANVHIANGACITIQYVTNIIIHGVHIHDCKPAGNTNVRSSPTHYGFRTKSDGDGISIFGSSAIWVDHCSLSSCADGLIDAIMGSTAITISNSFFTHHDKVMLLGHRDAYTEDVKMQVTVAFNHFGEGLVQRMPRCRHGYFHVVNNDYTHWEMYAIGGSANPTINSQGNRFLALDYRFHKEVTKHQDSTEGNWRSVGDLMLNGAFFTASGAKESSSYAKASSMAARPSSIVGSITASSGVLTCRKGSSC from the exons ATGGCGAGCAGACAAGCCTTACAGccattgtttcttcttcttgctgTCTTTTTCATCAAGTTAGTAATGGTGGAATCAATAAGAACCCCCTCCAATATGACTAAGGCTGAGAATAGTGATAAATATCATGTTGAGAAGCCGGAGCTTGTAGTTCAAATGGTAGAAAG GAGTTTAAATAATTCGAAAAGAAAGCTGAGCTCGTGCGAAACGGGGAACCCCATCGATGACTGTTGGCGTTGTGATCCTAACTGGGTTAACAACCGAAAGAGACTGGCTGATTGTGCCATCGGATTTGGCAAAAACGCCATTGGAGGTAAGAATGGCAGATTTTATATAGTTACAGATCCAAATGACGATGACCCGGTCAATCCTCGACCTGGCACTCTGCGGCACGCTGTTATTCAAACCGAACCTCTCTGGATTATTTTCCAAAAAGATATGGTTATTCAGCTCAAGGAGGAGCTTATCATGAACAGTTATAAGACTATTGATGGTAGAGGTGCCAATGTTCATATAGCAAATGGAGCTTGCATTACAATTCAGTATGTGACCAATATTATCATTCATGGAGTTCATATCCACGACTGTAAACCTGCGGGAAACACAAATGTTAGGAGCTCCCCGACACATTATGGGTTTAGAACCAAGAGTGATGGAGATGGGATTTCCATCTTTGGATCAAGCGCAATTTGGGTTGACCACTGTTCATTGTCAAGTTGCGCAGATGGATTGATCGACGCCATCATGGGTTCCACTGCTATAACCATTTCAAACAGCTTTTTCACTCACCATGACAAG GTGATGCTCCTAGGACACAGGGACGCCTACACCGAGGACGTCAAAATGCAAGTAACAGTTGCTTTCAACCactttggagaagggcttgttcaacGTATGCCCAG ATGTCGACATGGATACTTTCATGTGGTGAACAATGATTACACCCACTGGGAAATGTATGCAATCGGGGGAAGTGCAAACCCCACCATTAACAGCCAAGGCAACAGATTCCTTGCTCTTGATTATCGATTCCACAAGGAG GTTACAAAGCACCAAGATTCAACAGAAGGCAACTGGAGATCAGTGGGAGATCTTATGTTAAATGGGGCATTCTTCACAGCATCAGGGGCTAAAGAATCCTCAAGCTATGCCAAAGCTTCGAGTATGGCGGCAAGACCTTCCTCTATTGTGGGCTCTATCACTGCAAGTTCGGGTGTTCTCACCTGCAGAAAAGGTTCCAGCTGTTAG